The DNA window GACTGAGTCCTGTTCCCCTGCTGTTTCATTAATCTTTGGTTTAGGCTGAGAGAGGACAGACTGAGTGAGCGAGGAGAGAAGCTCTGGAAAAATAGAGATGGGGCTCGCCATCATTTGTCCATATGAGCTAAAagataaacaaagaaaatgtagTTTTCCATGCAATGAAATGTGATCATTAGTATTCAAATATACACCTGGCATATAGTTGCTCTATAACATTAGCTCAATGGCAGTCTACCTGTTCTTTGAATTGTTCATAACAGGCACCTGGTGACCTGAAACAATACAACCACATCATTTAACAAAAGACACAACGCATGACCGAGAAACAAAAGCAGTCTCTATTTTATGACTGGAAACAAAAGGAACAAGCCTTTGCTGGTTCTGTATACTGGTATAgaacaattgttatttttacttcataatatatattgtatttacgACGGTAGAttagtaatacattttgttcAGGTTGTGGCAGAACTGGAATGGATGCGATATGCAAATATATCCTTCACTCCTTGCTTGGACACTTTAATTTGCTTATGGTTTATGCAATATagctattatttattacatttaacacaGGTTTAACAGGTTTAAGTCATTTTGATACCTTGCAAGGCAAAATGTGTTCAAGCTAACAGGTAATGAACATGTAGCTATAAAAAGTTTACCTTTCTTGAAGCATGCGCTCATCTGTCAGGAaacaaagtaaatgtaaatattacattacaaaataacgTAACGGGAACATGCAGTTTGTTctgaatatgattttttttaaatgccttaaCGTGAATGTTGTTTTACCCTCACATCACTTTCAATATTTAACTATGAAAttccattataaaaaaatattcattattttctgtattaattttgtcaaaataaaataattgtaatatttattgtacgaaaaatatttatatattttgttaagagcaaaatgtaaattaatattcatgtaatAAGTTATGGGATGGACACAAAGAAAAATCATAGTATATATAAAcctatactttttttgtttttctatgtaaGCGTAATTTTATAAATTGTGTGAACAGTGCAATCTCACAGAagtttgtatatacatatatatatatatatatatatatatattatgaaaaggCTAATTCGTAGGCATTCCTCAAACCTATATGTTTTTTCATAGGTTTCATACAGATTTCACCACctgataaaatatattcagttatacgtcaaaatgcataaatttgTACGAGTGACCTAGCTGTAAGATAACGTGTACCTATGTAACTAACCTAAGTTAGCCTTATCAGGACAAAGCCATTTTATTTGTGTCATTTCCACATAACATTACAGAAGTTACACTAttgtttcagaaaaatatttcagtagGGTCTGCAGTTAAAGAAACCTGTTTATCTTAGTCCATCACAGCAATTTGTGTTTGAAATCTATTGATCGTGTTAGTTACCAGTTTCTTGGCCATTTCCCTGAAGTCTGCAGGCAGTCTAGGAAATCCTATTATTGACTGGTTGAAGGGCATCTCCTTCATACCCTGTGACATTACTGTAATAACACAgaacatttataatgaaattagtgacatttttgttaattgtacaCAAATACGTGTCTCTTAAAAAGTGTAAAACTATTAAAGCAGTTACCCGTAGCCCACTGGACTAGAAACGAGAGGATCAGAACCTCCTGTATAACCCCATTTGGCTGTTCCCTGTTCTCTTTCTCCAAATGAGGTTCTATGGACATTCAATGTGGATTTAGAAGATTTCAATAAATTTTCAATAAACACATTGCAATGATcccaaaaacattcatataacCATATTACATTCTAGCTATTATGCGACAGAGGTAAATCACACGAGGACAATACAGACGTATCTGAGGACAATTCCATTCAATTGCCTCAATGTTTGCATATAGTACAAAaactttgcattatttaaacatgcaagagcaaaatgaaaactgaactgtagaactatatatatatatatatatatatatatatatatatatatatatatatatatatatatatataatcgcTTATTATGCATGATAATGTTTGCATAgtgataaaatacatacaaataacataAGATAAAATCACCAGTATATAGGtatattaaaagcacatttgcaaaaaaacggaatactgttttctttctgttttgtggTGTCCCTGACCAATTTGTATCTTATGTTCCAGTGTTACTATGGTTTTTGTAGGCATGCCAGCTGACTAGCGTTCCCTCCATCTACCTGAGAGGATTTGGGATGAGCGCTAGGATACCGCCTGTGCGAGATCACTCTCCCTGGAATACAGGTAGACAAAAACAGCCTTTATTTCTGATCTAGAATAGCTGTATGACAAAGCAAATCTGTACAATGTAACTAATGATTGAATTTCCTTCGATTTGAATagcttatttgttttggtgCTGCGGTATTATGTTGCCTCAAAGAGTATTATCAGTGCATGAACTGAGCATGCATTTATGACAGATTCGacgcaaatgtttttattcggTCTGACTCAAAGGGAATGAAGCATAGCAAATAAATTACGTTGGTCACCTCAGCTGACATCATTTTAGGGCGTTACGGCAATAGATGTCATGTCgccacatacacacatttatttattatttcgaCTGCAAACCCCAGAGCAATAACGAACCCTGtcctatttatacatttattatgtacaaatcatctaataaaatgcattttatcaaaTACTTCTATTGGTGCTAAAAGGATGCTAAATACGATTCTAAATGCCTTAgttttactttgaaaatataaaaagtgacatttaaatacttacatttaagggttcaacatttaaatatttatgaaaacagacATAAACTAAAGCCATTAAATATAACAAGGACTTTTCCgatacagtttaaaatgtgaTGGAGCCACTCACCGTGATGCGATGATCTTGAGATGATACAAGTGTACTGCAGCTGTTAGTCTGAACGTCTGTTGAACAGGTGCACACTGGGACATCATTTTCCTCTCAACCCCACCCAACACAGAATCTGTCAGGTGTGTCAGCTGTGAAATTACTTGTGTGGGCTTGTGGGATCTTTTCATCGCcttgcgctttttttttttttttaaataaaaggtacGAACAGACTTTTCTTATAGTAGTTGAAACTATCATCTTTTGAAACAATACACTAGACTTAACATATATTATAGCTTTTTAAGTGCAAGATGAGTTATGTTGGTTTAGGGGTTAATGAGCTGTTGTACTGTATTAGATAGATTTTACATTGAGAGGACAATTAGTTGAATGAGCAGTAATTTATTTGGTCCCTGGAGGCTTGTTAAATCCAAAAAATCATCCCCCATgagtagtgtaaaaaaaaaaacgctaaacGAATGGCCAAATGTCAAAAACAGCACTAATTTGGACTGTTGAGTTGGATTTTAAGCTAATTTAAGACGAAGCTATGACACAACTGAATGGAAAGCTTAAAATGCTCTAACAGTTTatgctataaaacaaaatagaaatgatATGTGAGGTCTGGACATACTTGAACAGAAAGACCTGCTTAATTCAGCTTAATTTGCCTTTCATCTCTGTGGTctcatttaacaaataaaccTGGACTGTCCTCTCCCCTGATACACACACTAATGATTGCTGATAATAGTATATAACAAAGATGCTTtcatgctgaaaatccagctttgataacagcaattaattacattttaaatagaaatgtaacatatgcaaatatattttttttttgctaaccttaaaagggcaaaaaaatgttacagttCAAAACCTTTTAACAGGtaggtttatatatttatacacgcatacacacacacacacacacatatatatatatatatatatatatatatatatatatatatatatatatatatatatatatatatagatacatatatatatacatatatatacatatacatagatatacatatacatatctatatatagatatatgatatatatatatatatatgatatagatatatatctatatctatctgtctatatatctctatctatctatctatctatctatctatatatatatatatatatatatatatatatatatatatatatatatatatatatatatatatatatatgtccctCTCACTTCTGACATGCTTTAATATGTAGGATCAAGACAGACACgaaattcaatttttttctctcttttattacaaaacactatccacttttttcactttttctgcATATTCATTTGCTCCTGAATTTTCCTTGGCAATCCTGGGTCGCAGAAGTGATCTGGGGGGAAAAAGATCTTGGCTTTAATTTGGAATTCCACACATAAAAgtacacacttttattttattataaaatcaaataagatgtttatgtttattacattttacacgGTTCTGTTGTAATATACTCTCCaccatattttgaagaaaaataaaccGTTTAATCTAAGCAGACTTGCATTCTAAATGAAAGCAGTTTGGCAAAAAAATACTAAGCGGTTTGCAAGAAAGTTTTACCTATTTACCTGCGGCAAATTCACGAATATCTGTAGGCCTGTTTAGAAACACACCCCTGTTAAAAAGAGACACACATAGAGAGAACTGATTCATACAAACAGGTTGTGTGAGGTTGATGGAGACTTATAGAATATAAGGACTGACCTTAAGAAGCCGCTCAGTAACATTTCCACCTCCGGATGAGtcgttaaatatttttcattagctATCCGTGTCTTGACCTGGAGCATAATTTAGGTTTTGCTTTAGGAAAATCAAATTAATCATATTTCCCAtacaattcatttaataaatgctcACTCTTTAGAGGCTCGTTCATAGAACTTCATAAAGCgccaaaacattttaagcataataACTTTAAGCAGAAGAAAATGAAATACCTTAAACTGATGCAGCTTCTCCTGCTGCTCTGGACTTAAAGCGCCCAAATCGACTTTTTCCAGAGTGTTTCTCTCCGCCATCTCTGCGTCTCTGCGCCGGCGTCACTAAGCACCTGATGTTGACGTGCGTCACGCATTCAGTTGCTAAGCAACAAACGTACGCTTCCGTatgcacacattttataaaaaagtcGCTCGGGTACATTTATGTTCATAACAtcaaattcacaatttttttttaattattattgtatcaGCTTTCACATTACTAGAATTTTTGCTAACGCGATGTTCAAACTAGATTGTGTTTAACGTTATACAGGAGTTTTATGCAAACATGAATACATCAGTCATAAATATCTGCGTTTATGGGCTCACGTCTCAGTGAGCTACGATGGATTATAGCCTATAATTTatgatgaaatgtttatttcctCATATAACCCATGGGAACAGATGACAGCACGGAGCCGTTGAGAATCTAAACtacaaacagacacagatagCGCGCGAAGCTGGTGCTCACCGGTAAGTGAGATTCATTTTAACGATATTACTTAGCTATATATCTatacagaaagaagaaagagtcGTTATCGTCAATtcaaagaaatgtttcaaaGTAACTTACATCCTATAACACAAGGATTAAATAAGAGCTACAAGGATGGAAAAccgtaaaaataaacaagaaagtCTCTATAAAACAAGATTAAGATTAAGATAAGCAAGATTTAAACAACTTGCAACATGAGCTTTACCATTACACTTTGTAGACACAGTAACATCATGTCGTAACTATGTGAAAAACAGTAACATGTGACAGCCAGGGAGCTATTATACATTCTGGGAGAAAATACAAagtaaattgtttattttgtattatccTACATTATGTATATTAACGGTCGCATTCAATGAAACCATATTTAAACCATATTCCATATATTGCCTcgatgtttttatataatacatttcagGTCATGGAAACTATACTGAGTCAGTTGCGTTGTTGGCGATGGTGAAATTAATACCAACATTAAAAAGTTTCACAGGATTATGAACTTATTGCCTgaaagtgatgtttttttattttccctttcTCTGCGAAGGACTATGTAGATGTATTTTCCCTGATATAGCCAAGTTGTCTATCAATTCTGATCATTTGTATTCAGCCTGTGTGCTCATACGTCACTGCCTTCatcataatttatacattttattattatatttaacctATAGAATATGTACGgttatgtttagatttttatttatgtatatattatcattattaatataaacattttttgaacatatacagtactgtgcaaaagttttaggcaggtgtgacaaaatgctgtaaacaaatgcttccagaaatataaataatgatttaattaaaactaatcaaaaatctaaaatcaaatCTAGTGACCAC is part of the Puntigrus tetrazona isolate hp1 chromosome 16, ASM1883169v1, whole genome shotgun sequence genome and encodes:
- the LOC122359961 gene encoding RIIa domain-containing protein 1 isoform X1, which translates into the protein MAERNTLEKVDLGALSPEQQEKLHQFKVKTRIANEKYLTTHPEVEMLLSGFLRGVFLNRPTDIREFAADHFCDPGLPRKIQEQMNMQKK
- the LOC122359961 gene encoding RIIa domain-containing protein 1 isoform X2; translation: MAERNTLEKVDLGALSPEQQEKLHQFKVKTRIANEKYLTTHPEVEMLLSGFLRPTDIREFAADHFCDPGLPRKIQEQMNMQKK